A genomic stretch from Terriglobus sp. RCC_193 includes:
- the mazG gene encoding nucleoside triphosphate pyrophosphohydrolase codes for MSESTSAKAGDAFREAAAIMARLRGPGGCPWDREQTFDSIKPHTLEETYEVFDAIDRRAWGELRDELGDLLLQVLFYAQMAEDEGHFNIDDVVRGLSAKLVRRHPHIFGDVVAETAGDVIQTWDAVKQKEREGKPAKDDGLLGEVPRFVPALVEARKLGSKAAKVGFDWPDVSGLLDKVQEEIAEVREEMTETPNVELLEEEIGDLYFVLTNLSRHLQVDPEQALKKANAKFRRRFRAMEQMAGEGFVALPLNEKDALWNKAKLKEKSL; via the coding sequence ATGAGTGAAAGCACGTCCGCGAAAGCTGGAGATGCATTCCGTGAAGCTGCGGCGATTATGGCGCGGCTGCGTGGTCCGGGTGGTTGCCCCTGGGACCGCGAGCAGACCTTCGATTCCATCAAACCGCATACGCTGGAAGAGACCTATGAGGTCTTCGACGCAATTGATCGGCGTGCCTGGGGCGAATTGCGCGATGAGCTTGGTGACCTGCTGTTGCAGGTGCTGTTCTACGCGCAGATGGCCGAGGATGAGGGCCATTTCAACATTGATGATGTGGTGCGTGGATTGAGCGCGAAGCTGGTCCGGCGGCATCCGCATATCTTTGGCGATGTGGTTGCCGAGACAGCCGGCGATGTCATTCAGACGTGGGATGCGGTGAAGCAGAAAGAGCGGGAAGGTAAGCCCGCAAAGGATGACGGCCTGCTGGGCGAAGTCCCGCGTTTTGTACCTGCACTGGTTGAGGCGCGCAAGCTTGGTTCCAAGGCAGCTAAGGTTGGTTTCGACTGGCCGGATGTGAGCGGCCTTTTGGACAAAGTGCAGGAAGAGATTGCCGAAGTTCGCGAAGAGATGACGGAGACTCCGAATGTGGAATTGCTGGAAGAAGAGATTGGTGACCTTTACTTTGTGCTGACCAATCTTTCGCGGCATTTGCAGGTTGATCCGGAACAGGCATTGAAGAAAGCGAATGCGAAGTTTCGTCGGAGATTTCGTGCGATGGAGCAGATGGCGGGTGAGGGATTTGTGGCGTTACCACTGAACGAAAAAGATGCGCTTTGGAACAAGGCAAAGCTCAAGGAGAAGAGCCTGTGA
- a CDS encoding class I SAM-dependent methyltransferase, translated as MRLFGSNESRGASAKANARIPRPSSGWSQLQKSLREQEGLRILDIGPTSSTNINFLTAMGHSVYMADLVEDVADPKWARTDADAPFPTEDFVRENLDFGERLFDTVLFWDTADYFPTELRTAVVRRIHEVMQPGGQLLAFFHVKPESGLQRYHLRDDGQVDTQFAAPVDVRDTLTNRQIEQLFREFASYKFFLAKDNLREVLVTR; from the coding sequence GTGCGTCTATTTGGCAGCAACGAATCGCGCGGGGCGAGCGCAAAGGCAAACGCTCGTATTCCCAGACCTTCCAGTGGATGGAGTCAACTCCAGAAATCGCTGCGCGAGCAGGAAGGTTTGCGCATTCTGGATATTGGGCCCACGTCGTCCACGAATATTAATTTCCTGACGGCCATGGGGCACAGCGTGTACATGGCGGACCTGGTGGAGGATGTCGCCGACCCAAAATGGGCACGGACGGATGCGGACGCACCTTTTCCGACGGAAGACTTCGTGCGCGAGAATCTGGATTTTGGGGAAAGACTCTTCGACACAGTACTGTTCTGGGATACTGCAGATTATTTTCCGACCGAATTGCGCACAGCCGTAGTGCGCCGTATTCATGAGGTCATGCAGCCAGGCGGACAGTTACTGGCATTTTTCCATGTCAAACCGGAGAGCGGCCTGCAACGTTACCATCTGCGTGATGATGGCCAGGTGGACACGCAGTTTGCGGCACCGGTGGACGTACGCGATACGTTGACCAATCGGCAGATTGAACAGCTGTTTCGTGAGTTTGCGAGTTACAAATTCTTTCTCGCGAAGGACAATCTGCGGGAAGTGCTTGTGACTCGGTAG
- a CDS encoding GNAT family N-acetyltransferase, with translation MSELRVEQLHTQEEFDACVHLQQKTWQYSAGELLPRRVFFLADKLGGHVLGAWDGATLVGFNLGLPAHRHGMAYIHSQMLAVLPEYRNSGLGRTMKLQQREIALEQGIKLIEWTYDPLEIKNSFFNLSRLGAISRRYIPDFYGASSSPLQGGLPTDRLYAEWWIDSDHAKRVMAREPLNEKIEAMVSVPAQIYAWKADGDRHAAETQSRVREALQRHFAEGLAVIGYDRAEDGTGKFLLGVPPAELPRY, from the coding sequence GTGAGTGAGCTTCGTGTAGAGCAGCTGCATACGCAGGAAGAGTTCGATGCCTGCGTGCATTTACAGCAGAAGACATGGCAGTATTCCGCGGGTGAGTTACTGCCGCGCAGGGTCTTCTTTCTTGCCGATAAGTTGGGTGGGCATGTGCTGGGCGCATGGGATGGCGCTACCTTGGTGGGGTTCAACTTAGGCCTGCCCGCACATCGCCATGGAATGGCATACATCCATTCGCAGATGCTGGCGGTGCTGCCGGAGTATCGCAATAGCGGCCTGGGCCGCACCATGAAGCTGCAGCAGCGTGAGATTGCGTTGGAGCAGGGCATTAAGTTAATTGAGTGGACCTATGATCCGCTGGAAATAAAGAACAGTTTTTTTAACCTTTCTCGTCTGGGTGCAATTAGTCGCCGATATATCCCTGACTTTTATGGAGCATCGTCATCGCCTTTGCAGGGTGGTTTGCCGACAGATCGCCTCTATGCGGAATGGTGGATTGATTCGGATCATGCGAAACGTGTCATGGCGCGTGAGCCGCTGAACGAGAAAATAGAAGCCATGGTCTCTGTACCCGCGCAGATCTATGCGTGGAAGGCGGATGGCGATAGGCATGCCGCGGAGACACAATCGCGAGTGCGGGAGGCATTGCAACGACACTTTGCCGAGGGACTTGCTGTGATTGGTTATGATCGCGCGGAAGACGGTACAGGCAAGTTTTTGCTGGGAGTTCCACCAGCCGAACTCCCAAGATATTAG
- a CDS encoding TIGR03435 family protein, with amino-acid sequence MNFSRLSVLLTSLPIFCLNVVSVSAQEPSPTPSFDVVSIRQVSPDAQRSNDQPDIEVRANGWRLNDESLFAAILHTYTPPPGNAAFYTLKQVEGVPNWAMDDLYVIDARIGDNDLEKWQNPATRADLLHSMMSSMLADRCKLAVHRESREVAVYSLTLSKEGPRFTESIPGSRHPTGGPIPGGGEFIPSDSQGVMHFYGVPLSAVAGVLSNIMARPVQDATGLTGRYDISLKMPSMDSPSQEASTNRSGLSVSEAVKELGLKLVPTKGHVEILVIDHIEKPSEN; translated from the coding sequence GTGAACTTTTCTCGTCTCAGTGTTCTCCTGACTTCACTCCCGATATTTTGCCTTAACGTTGTCTCTGTCTCTGCCCAGGAGCCTTCACCGACACCCTCTTTTGACGTGGTCTCTATTCGACAGGTGAGTCCTGATGCACAACGAAGCAATGACCAGCCAGACATAGAAGTCAGGGCGAACGGATGGCGGTTGAACGATGAGTCATTGTTCGCCGCGATTCTTCATACTTACACCCCGCCTCCGGGAAACGCGGCCTTTTATACTTTGAAGCAAGTCGAAGGGGTTCCCAATTGGGCCATGGACGACTTGTATGTGATTGACGCCCGGATCGGAGATAACGACCTCGAAAAGTGGCAAAACCCTGCTACACGGGCAGATTTGCTCCACTCTATGATGAGCTCTATGTTGGCAGACCGCTGCAAGCTTGCTGTCCACCGCGAGTCAAGAGAGGTGGCGGTCTATTCTTTAACCTTGTCTAAAGAAGGTCCCCGATTTACTGAATCTATTCCAGGATCCAGGCACCCGACGGGAGGGCCTATTCCCGGCGGTGGTGAGTTTATACCCAGCGACAGCCAGGGTGTTATGCACTTTTACGGTGTGCCTCTTAGCGCCGTTGCCGGAGTGTTATCCAACATCATGGCGCGACCGGTGCAGGATGCGACAGGACTTACCGGTAGGTACGATATCTCCCTAAAAATGCCCTCGATGGATTCGCCAAGCCAAGAGGCATCCACCAATCGTTCTGGGTTGTCTGTTTCCGAGGCAGTAAAGGAACTTGGTCTCAAACTTGTTCCGACAAAGGGGCACGTCGAGATTCTAGTCATCGACCATATCGAGAAGCCCTCTGAGAACTAG
- the menC gene encoding o-succinylbenzoate synthase, whose product MKIDAIVLREIKMPLVHPFRTSFGLTTDRRILLIELQSEGFTAWGECVAGEHPFFSDEMIDTAWFITEHELAPRLVGRDIAAGRDVPQLLLQVRGHRMAKAALENAVWDLEAQVRGISLAKLLGGTREKIACGVSIGMEMDIPKQLDRVAKEVAAGYQRIKLKCQPGYDSEMFAAVRKRWPDILLSCDANSAYQLSDADHIASWDQYKLLMIEQPLWYDDFYFHAQLQKRIHTAICLDECIRNARDAQAALELGSGKIINIKVGRVGGFTEAIAVHDVSQKHGVPVWCGGMLESGIGRTQNIALSSLPNFSLPGDVSASARYWSEDIIDPEVTVSSEGEIIVPGSAGRGYEVRRDRVDALTVRQQRITA is encoded by the coding sequence ATGAAAATTGATGCGATTGTTTTGCGCGAAATCAAGATGCCCCTCGTGCATCCATTCCGTACCAGCTTTGGGCTTACGACGGACCGTCGCATTCTTCTGATTGAGTTGCAGAGTGAAGGTTTCACTGCGTGGGGCGAGTGTGTTGCAGGCGAACATCCGTTCTTTTCCGACGAGATGATCGACACGGCATGGTTCATCACAGAGCACGAACTGGCTCCGCGTCTGGTGGGCAGAGATATTGCGGCGGGCCGTGATGTTCCGCAGTTGCTGTTGCAGGTGCGCGGGCACCGCATGGCGAAAGCTGCGTTGGAGAATGCTGTTTGGGATCTGGAGGCGCAGGTCCGTGGGATTTCGCTGGCTAAGTTGCTGGGCGGCACGCGAGAGAAGATTGCCTGCGGTGTTTCCATTGGGATGGAGATGGATATTCCGAAGCAGCTTGACCGCGTTGCGAAGGAAGTAGCTGCGGGATATCAGCGCATTAAGTTGAAGTGCCAGCCCGGGTATGACTCGGAGATGTTTGCAGCAGTGCGCAAGCGCTGGCCGGATATCCTGCTAAGCTGCGATGCCAATTCTGCCTATCAATTAAGTGATGCAGACCATATCGCGTCATGGGATCAATACAAGCTACTAATGATTGAACAGCCGCTCTGGTATGACGATTTCTATTTCCATGCGCAGTTACAGAAGCGTATCCACACTGCAATCTGCCTGGATGAATGCATCCGCAATGCACGGGATGCACAGGCTGCGCTGGAACTTGGCAGTGGAAAGATCATCAATATCAAGGTGGGACGTGTTGGCGGCTTTACGGAAGCGATTGCGGTACATGACGTGTCGCAGAAGCACGGCGTGCCGGTATGGTGTGGTGGCATGTTGGAGAGTGGTATCGGTCGCACGCAGAATATCGCGTTGAGCAGCCTGCCGAATTTCTCACTGCCGGGTGATGTCTCCGCTTCTGCTCGTTACTGGAGTGAAGACATCATTGATCCGGAAGTTACCGTCAGCAGCGAGGGCGAGATTATTGTTCCTGGTTCTGCGGGCCGTGGTTATGAGGTTCGAAGGGATCGTGTAGACGCGCTTACTGTCCGCCAGCAACGCATCACGGCTTAA
- a CDS encoding DUF3311 domain-containing protein, with protein sequence MQEPVENEKRNRGWLWLLLLPVVALIFPSLYNRETPTLFGFPFFYWYQLLWVFIATAILGLVYKLVKD encoded by the coding sequence ATGCAGGAACCAGTCGAAAACGAAAAGCGAAACCGTGGATGGCTGTGGCTTCTGCTGCTGCCTGTCGTGGCGCTCATCTTCCCCAGCCTCTACAACCGCGAGACTCCCACGCTCTTCGGCTTCCCGTTCTTTTACTGGTACCAGTTACTGTGGGTCTTCATCGCAACGGCCATCCTCGGCCTGGTCTATAAGCTGGTCAAGGATTAG
- a CDS encoding polymer-forming cytoskeletal protein has translation MAAEGSTVLGKSIQVRGEISGAEDVIVHGRLQGSVALKESRLTVGPDAEVEAELHVHDAILLGRVNGNVTATGRVELRKGASLMGDLNAARLSIEEGSAIQGRVSLSGTKE, from the coding sequence ATGGCGGCAGAAGGATCGACAGTTCTGGGAAAATCAATTCAGGTGCGCGGCGAAATTTCCGGCGCGGAAGATGTCATTGTGCACGGTCGGCTGCAGGGAAGTGTTGCGCTGAAGGAAAGCCGCCTTACAGTGGGCCCAGATGCTGAGGTGGAGGCAGAACTGCATGTGCACGACGCGATTCTCCTGGGCCGGGTGAACGGCAATGTGACAGCAACAGGACGTGTGGAATTGCGTAAGGGAGCTTCGCTGATGGGCGATCTCAACGCGGCTCGGCTCTCCATTGAGGAAGGATCCGCAATTCAGGGTCGCGTATCGTTGTCGGGGACGAAAGAATAG